Within Palaemon carinicauda isolate YSFRI2023 chromosome 14, ASM3689809v2, whole genome shotgun sequence, the genomic segment ttctttattttaaaggacttgggtttgagtaactaggaaaaatatttatagaatttgTTAGAGTTTATTTAAATTACACTTTCTTAAGTCACCATGAAGCATTAGAATACTGTAAGCCCAAAGTCCAAAGTCTTATAGCCATTGACATcttagaaaataaaagagaagttaAAGAGTCTggtgctatttttatttttattattatttttattattatttttatttttattattatttttattattgtttttattactatttttatttttatttttatttttattaattgttttgtctatatataaatattaggatTTAATCAAGGACTTTGCTTTTCTCTGTATTAGCGAGAGATACAGTACCTGTAGGTGATTTTAGGTTTGAAGGGTTATCTGCTTCACCGAACCCATCCATTCGATGCTTAAGCAAGGGAGTACGAGGTATTACTCGACCCCATCTGTTGAAAATTTAGGAAAGATTAAATCATACTGAAATTGAAGTCTAATAAATATATTCTTTCTCTGTAATATACTCTTTAGATGTTCTAAAATTTGATCCACACTCTTATATAAAGAATGAATGTTTAAAGTTTTTAAGAAACAGcttgaaatatattaaatttagaTCTTTCAactaattatatttaaaaaaaaaagtcagtattAGGTAAAGATCATTATCTAAGTTGTTGACAAAAGTATGATACTGTATATCACATTCCTTACTAAAATTAGTCTTCAATCAATCATTTTGTTTTACCATCAGGAATATAAGAGGCAAAAAACCTTGTTCTTGAGGTAGtatatcatattttgttaaattttataaataagaaaaaaaatcccctttgATTTTCCTGCTGTTACATTTTAAGGTAAAATACCATGTTATTTCTTGTCTTTGTGATTATAAAGTATGTATTCCCTGGTTTCTTAGTTTGTTCTTCAAGTGGTTCAATTTTATTtcctgaaccatttttttttttaaggcaaggATTGAGCAAGCAAAAGCTATCTACTATTTTCTCTGTTCAAGCAGAACTAATTACCTTACGTTATGATTCTCTTCCTCTCCCTCACTCATTCTATAATTCTTATTTCTTCTAATATTTAACACTCCACTTCACCTATGTGGTGCTCATATAATTTTGATTAATGCATCATTGTCCTGGATTTCATGTGTTCTTGACTGAATACATTTCTAAGAATTTGTCAACAAATACCCCCAGACTGTTCGCAAGGAAACATAGTCCTCAGTATACTCGTATTTTTTAAAAACGGGAAATCACTACACAGTCATTGGAaattatgaaagaaattatttttctttcacacTTTTAAAATACTCTTACACAGTTCTCATAGTATCGCTTATGTCAAGAGCCATCATTAGTTTAACTTTCAGATACTGTGCTCTCATTTGAAGATTTAAGTGAATTTTAATCTTCATAGATGCTGACTTTTGAAAATATGAAAGGTTCATTAACCtctttttcacatatttttttactCACAATGTTTATTTTCTACATTATTTGATAACTTCAATCtcatatcattgaaaaatatttaggATGGAACGTTCCATTACTATACCTTGTAGTTGGGGTTTCTGCTCGAACCTTTCCTGAGTTTATTTCTTGGAGTTTCTTCTTAGCTGCTGTCTTTCGTTGATGAAGTTGATCCTACATAAAAGGAAAGGTTAATACTTTAAGGGTATCTAGTGTGCTGCGTCTAAGAACCCAAGACTTCATAAATATTTGATGAAATGCTGAATCTTTTCTTTACGCAAAATACTAAAGAAAGGATGTGTTACTTTCTGGTAACTGGAAAGATTTTTTATGATGATTACTATTCTTAGAGAAACAACTTTACCTAAATGTATTATTCAtacttttattattgtattttttcatgatATAAATCTTGGCATTTTTTTCATATAACAAATACAGTATTAACCACGCATTTTTTCTAACCTTTAGGTCGCTGTTAGCCTCTTTAAGTGCAGCAGTTAGAGACAACAAGTAGTAAATAGTAAGGATCAGAAGCAGGCCCGAAGGAATTACGATACTGATAGATGAAATACAGTCTATTAGTGGATAGAGTGGGCTTGGTAAACCACCGATCAATGTTGACGTTGCCAGCTGGTATATCTTTGGATAGTCACTGAAGGGGCCACAATGCCAAGAAGGTTCAAGCCATATTATTGCATACCTAAAGAATGTATAAAAGCTACAGTAACAGGTATAGGCTTCcacattcttaatattattttatcagTTTATAAAAAAACAGTTTCGCAGTTTGTAAAACAAATTAGATAAATACTAAAACTTTAACACCTACCACACGGGCAAGGTAGACAAGAAAAGCATTGCTAAGAGGAACATCAAATAGAAATTATTGTTGTGTGATGCTTTGAAAAACTTCTCAGGTGGTACATTGGATGTTAGCACTGCCCAGGATCTGATGTAGAGAAGCACAAGCAACTTGAAGATGTTGACCATAGGAAGTCCTGGAGCGAAGAACATCCCCATCCTGGTAAATAAACAAGTGTATTATAAAATGCAAGTGAATGCATATGGTCACCAGTGTTAGCTTTATGTTTTAGACTTTTCACTCTTgagatacagtaatatatatagaaatttcttTTTGGGGGTTATCATTACTGTATACAGATAACAGTACTTGAGTTAGCATACTGAGAATATTGGTAAAGAAGTGCTGTATAAAATTCTTATGCATTTTGCTCATATACAAAGTTAAATGTTTTCTGTTCTGTATGCATCAATGGCtacattatattttaaaaaatagttCTAAGTATATAAGTACACTGTGATTTATGGTTATATTTTGATATTCATCATTATAAACCCacttcataaatatatacagtatttataaatgagTCTCTGGTTTCTAAAGCCTTTTCGCAAGTTGTGTGTAGAACCCCCTAATGACCAATATTTCTACCATAAAATCAACTATATGATCTTCCACTTGGCATTTACATTGAGGCCCCATTCACTGTTATGAGTGACCTTGGTTCTTGATTATTGGAGGTAGGTAAAAAGGAAAACTTAGGGGAGCTCTTACTACAATGACTTCAGAACTAAAAGGCTCAGTAAAGGAGACTTATGCTTTTATAGTAATTTAACCAGACCACTAAGTCCTTCGTAAGGGATACAACTCCTAATAAACCTTACATAATGCAATGTAAACAGTATCAGAAGCCCTTAGCAGGTATCCTTTACTACCTGTTACTTTAATATTCTTGCCTTGTGGTGATTTTTTAATGCTTGGTATACTTCTGTTGGAGATCTTAATCCTCAGAGACTCTCGGACAGATTTTGTTGATATAAGGGCTACTCAGAGGAGGCTTACCTAATTTTAGAGAGCATTAGGGATCTTACCAAATCATCCCTTGATTGTAGACAAGATGAAGGATGTTTTCTGCTATTGAGAACTCTGAATACCCAGGAAATTGTTTTTCCAAATCCCAGTGGTAGCTTCTATTGCAGAATCTAACTACTACTGCTCGGATATAATCTAAGATCACCGTCATTACAACTGTTAGTATCTGGAAGAAAGAATGTGTATAATGTTTGAACAGTCAAGCATCGGTTTGCTTTGAGATTGTATAACGTCAATATTATTTAAATAGTATActtcattttaaaagaaaattttatttaaaccATAACAGAAACTTTGTATCTGCAcgattttgatattattttcaagAGTATAGTATGCCACATCACAAAAGTAGCTCCCTTaatattaaagatgataataaGGATAACCATTCTTACCAAGTCCATTATAGTCAACTTTATAATTTCCTGACCAAACATTGTTTCCCAACACAATTTACGAAGCCTTTTCTGGGTGGTGTAAGGTAAAAGATGGGTCCATTTCTCTGGGTTATTCTTCATTGGTTGAACCAAGAAAGAAGTAGTCACTTCACCAGGTGTAGTAGGTAAAGACAGTTTTGGAGTAGTAGAGATTGAACCAGTAGTTGCTATAAGATCCTCAGATATGAAGTCTGTGGTAATACCTGTAGAACTGCTGGTAAAGACTTTTGACGTATATGGGACAGTTGTAACTACTGAAGAAGTTGGTGGAATACTGGTTGATGAAGTGGTTTCACTGAACGTGGGTTGCAAGGTAGAAGGTGAAAATTCTTTTGTGATTGTCTCATCTGGATAGACTTGGGAAGAGATTGTATGAATATTACTCAAGATTACTGATGAACATTCTTGGCTACACTGAGTGATGTGTTAATATCTTAGCAACATTAGGATTTAAAATTCTGAACTAAGCTAATTTCATTGAGTTTTTATATGTATTGCATTACAAATAGTGAAAATCAAATAACAATTTTGTGATCATACCTGTGCAATCTATGATGTAGCATACACCCTTTTCCTCATCCACAAATACGTTATCCTGAGCTTGTGGAGTTTCTGTTGTGTCATTTGATAATTCAGGAACTGAGGATGAATGTGTCAAAACCTCATCTTTATTTTTATCGTAGTTATCCACAGAAGTGCTGCTATCCTCAGTTACTGTTAAGGGAATGGCTTTATTCAACTTGTTCCAAATCAGGTCTCTGTACCTCGTTGTTGGGACGAAATTGCTGTCAGGTGTCAGAGTGGCACTGTTTTTATCATTACTGTAAGTTGTGGTATCAGCTGCATTATCATGTGAATTAAATGAGTCATTAAGAAGTAAGGATGTAACATTTTCTTGGCTGTATGTCAAACTAAAAGGTTGACTCTCATTTCCCACAACTGTAAGTTCATTCTCAGTAAAGGATAAGTCAGATAAGGAGAAAACATCATTTTCTAGGTTTATGTAATTATCATAACTTTCGTATCGCTTTCTTCGTGTATCTTTGCTAACATTTTCTTCCAGTGACCCTGGCATAACTGTAATTAAATCTTGGAAAGTCGTATTATATGTACTCTTTAAAGGCTTAAGAGTCCAAGTCATTGATTGCAGTGTTAAAGGTTGAGTAGTTTCACCTGTCATAATTGTGTCAGGTGTGGTTTCCATCACACTAGTGTTATTttctgtttcattatattttttcaggGACCCTTTCATATGAATTTCTTTATCAAAAAATAGAGAGCCattcataaacatatttttttctggtGGTAGCGTCTCACCTTCATATTGGCTAATAAGAATTATATTCTTATCTATAGCAGTTGTATTCCCATCGATGATAGCTAAATTTTCATCATGCTGTAGCCATGATTCATTGTTTGTAAGATTGACTACTGCCTTATTAGTTAAAAAGGTACCTTCTCCATAATTAAAAGTGAAATTCCCAAGATCAGATGAAGATGTATTAGTTAGCATGCTCTCCTGAATCTGGGATTCTATTATGTCTTCCTCCGAAATTGTTGGGCACGGAACTGCAACTCGTTTACAAGCACTCTTCGTTGAACTTTCATTTCCAAACTGTGGCATCCTAAAATGGAGAGGAATTCCTTGATAATAAAGTACTCGTATAAATTTAAATGTACACAACTAGAAATCCTTGTTTTACAAAATCTTAAATAAATGTCACAGGCTCAGCGATTGATTGGTGGTGTGTCATTTAGGGTTATCAGTCACATTAGCATTTAGATACTTTTTAAGAGCATTCCTGGTGCTGCTTGGACCAAATTATctgtgttcctttctttcattttatctcatGTTTTTTATCTTCTGCTAGTATGCTTCTCAGAATGCTTTCCCAAAGTTTTTTGCTTGGTTAATATCATTCCTTCTGTTGCCTCTGCTCATAAGAATTCTCAAATTTAAGAAATTTTGTATGATTCTTGATGTTGTGATAAGTGTATATGATCCTCAATTATTAGATACAGGAATTTGATTTAAGCTTAATAGTAACACCAACCTGATAAAGTCTTAGGACACTTCTATGTATTACTATGCATCATTTCTTCCTCctatcattttttttcaatttacttgtTTATATAAGGATATTtcaggaatatatttttatttgggcAATTTGAATTCCATTAACGTGATTTTAACGTTGGTGTGAATAAGGCTTTTTGAAGGATTTTGAAGCAGTTTGTTTTCTTAGTTAAGATCAGatatatttggaatatataatacttttttaGTGCTGAATAGAAGCCACAATAATCACTGTATACTTTTTTAATGGGGTTCTTGTTAAGCATTATCCCCTGTAGTCTCCCAAATAGTTTTAAGTGTTTTATGAACATATTCTGGTAATTTAAAAGACtgtatcctaatttttttttaaaagcagTGAATCGTTTGATTTCCAGGGGTTTGCTCTAAGTCCCTATGGAGGCCACTGCAAGCTGCATTTAGTGGAACATGTTCAATGACGTTGGTTATTCGTGAAGGGCGTTTTAAGATGTACAGATGACTTACATCCTAATTATGCAGGCGCTAGTGTTggtttatatgaattatttttgtttcatatgAAATGAGGACTTCTAGAAATAGCCCCTTTTAAAATTAAGttacttttattttcatagaaGTTCTGACATTCATAACATAGTAATAGATATCTTTATTAAGTCATTACttgaaagaaatgaaatatttaaaagtcAAATTGCTACGGTATATTCTGTTCTTTAAAAAGCATTTTGAATTAAATAAATTGAATAGTATAAAGCCCTGTcaacacgatcgagcatgcccgacgggcaaacagtgataccagaccacaatagttaggaagaatgagggttaatgacgtcagaagcgagaaaaccacagacagggatctggcatcatacagtgttgccagatccctgcctttagttttcccgcttcttacgtcatcaaccctcattttccctaactattgtggcctggtatcactgtttgcccgtcgggcatgctcgatcgtgtggacagggcttaagaatgAAATAAGATTGATACCATGCAGCCTGTTTGATGAAATTATATAGTACAACAATATTATAAATGCATACCCATCAACAGTACTAACAAGAGGTACTAACAAAGGACTGCTATTATCAGAAAATAATAATTCACATGTAAGTAAACTTACCCTGTCATGTTTGTGATGAAGAAAAGTGTTGAACTCACTGCTGAAACCATATCCATCGAAGTTATGGGAATTGTTGACCCTACTAAGTTCGGAAGGGGTGAGTTTAAGAAATTCTCAAATGTGGCATTCTTATCATAAGCTAAGGACTCATTCCCAAAGTCATAGTGGGATACATTATTAGGATCAGGTGTCGTTGTGTAACTGGTTTCATTTAAAATCAGCCAAGGACTCTCGGTTTCATTGGTAAAAGAATAAGTGTAGAAATCCGTTTGGTCCGTTGGGATGGTTGGCATTTCTCCATAGCTGTGCGTCATGTTGTCTTTCAGTGTCCGTAGTTCCGCAGTCTGGAATTTATTGttaaagtattttttcattatgtaataagcattatttttgtatttgaagaaaaaatattgcaATGTATAATAAACACTAAATTACCACCAAGAAATTATAACAACTTAcaaaattgcaatattttttttctataaactgcTATCACTAGTGGATACATAATTGTTTGGTGCCTCAGACAGTATCATTTATGGTTTGCCATTTCATATTCAGTTCTCCTTTCCCTAAATTACATGacatcaaaaataaagaaaattattttttcaatgtgaaGAAGCGTAGAATGAGAGCAATTTCCAATAAAACTAAGCTTGTCTCATAGGTAGTTAATAAACTACATAGAAGAGAGTTTATATTTAGTAAATACTTTTCAATAATTGATAAAATTCTTCTTTTAGAGCCAAAGCCTATTAAATCGGGCTCTAATTCCCTTGATCTTGATTGATGCTAATTATGTGTATTATTTGACACGTTATTAATATGCTTTCACGAGATCTATTAAATGTGGCTCTAATTCCCTTGATCTTGAATGATGCTAATTATGTTTATTCTTTAACACGTTATTAATATGCTTTCACAAGACCTATTAAATGTGGCTCTAATTCCCTTGATCTTGATGATGCTTGTTGTGTGTTTACATATTACTAATATGCTTTACAAGGTGGTAGTGCTGTCAGTGCACATCATGCAATCCATTGTAGGTACTGTGTTACTATAGGGTCTTTACAACGTCCCTTCAGCCGCTATCTGCGCCCAGTTGCTGGGCTTCTAATCCACctctgttcctgcttcctttcatCCTACTTGATATCCAACACCTCTTAACATTTCACAGGCTTGAGAAGTGGTGTGAAAGTGACCGATGGCCATCCAATGAGGCACTACTCAGCGGAACAACCTTCACTAGAAAGGACTGGGTAGCCCTAAACAAAGCAAGGGTAAACCTGGGCAAAACTGTAGATAACCGCCACAAATGGGGATGagccaccaaccctgaatgcccatgtagggcaacaccacaaacaatgAAACACATCCTACGATGGTGTCCACTGTGCTCTCATTGCTCAGTTCAAGATCTTAGAGAGGCAAACGACAACGCCCTCCAGGGGGTTTAATATTGGGCGAGATGAGATATGATGACTTCATGTTGCAACTGCAAAAGGTTTTTCCCTGCTTGCTCCTCAGTGCTGAATATCCTCCTCAGTCCCAGTGCTATGTGATTTTGTCTAAATAGTCATATATAAGAAAAAACTGTATTGCAAAATGAGAAAGAGATtcaaaagtacagtacagtacctccaattttttttttgatacttaACAAActatttaaaaactttttaaatgagaAAGACACAACCTATTTTATGTTATAATGTAAGAAGACACTTGACTCACCATGTCATAAACTTTCTTGAAGAGTTCAAAGATAAGTGTATTCAGATTGAGTAAGTTCAGAGCCATAATACGACCCAGTTGCCATTGTAGTTGATTCTTGGGGTGCCGAAGCTCTAGTAAACCAACCAACTGTCCAAGGAAATGAAAATTAGTTGAAACATTGTTGGtaagtttaattttcaaataaaaaaaaaaatttttactcaTTGAAATAATTCTTGAAATTGTTAGTGTACTTCACTCCAAATCTAGCACCTTAAGGAGTCTGTGTTTACTAGATATATATGATGATTACTGTTAGCATAACTGTATTACTGTACGGATACATT encodes:
- the LOC137652698 gene encoding LOW QUALITY PROTEIN: transmembrane channel-like protein (The sequence of the model RefSeq protein was modified relative to this genomic sequence to represent the inferred CDS: inserted 6 bases in 3 codons) — protein: MSDAAGDKDDTNRASPRARSPVMGVTGLMRDQCKHQQQQQQQQQAAGMYEGGGRGSSPAGPGTGILRLDPAKRRRLSAASMEFRNDKDDTSSPCPSDRLSVTWADGDRSVSSDLTSSVLKASGSPDHHSTNTLAPVYGSLLEEPPKDEFGDSVSAILQRSKSKISRESIMKRKVMEISSAVITILGETKVYLGKSAAEDVEERLKIHKEVLAGVRQKCWPIERKLRLVRSSHEYIKKHEGELEQRLAQSTSTNDVLLGYLIKFRRLVRTGIQAGCQWISELELWQKRIKTIESHFGSAVASYFTFLRWVLGLNVALVAMLSVFVIIPEFLAADRSRAGERKTLLPRDITSAYDFKVMWDFEGIMRYSPLFYGYYSKTPKTREGYRLPLAYFLATLAAYAYSFVAILRKMAANSRMSKLSKHEEHPFVWRLLAGWDFTIGSHETAQNKVAAINTSFREILHEEKEPESEEKSWKIQARRLLAQLLVILLIAASVYIVVLLVKRSEDVDDTSSWFRRNELTIILTFITNIYPSLFDLVGLLELRHPKNQLQWQLGRIMALNLLNLNTLIFELFKKVYDMTAELRTLKDNMTHSYGEMPTIPTDQTDFYTYSFTNETESPWLILNETSYTTTPDPNNVSHYDFGNESLAYDKNATFENFLNSPLPNLVGSTIPITSMDMVSAVSSTLFFITNMTGMPQFGNESSTKSACKRVAVPCPTISEEDIIESQIQESMLTNTSSSDLGNFTFNYGEGTFLTNKAVVNLTNNESWLQHDENLAIIDGNTTAIDKNIILISQYEGETLPPEKNMFMNGSLFFDKEIHMKGSLKKYNETENNTSVMETTPDTIMTGETTQPLTLQSMTWTLKPLKSTYNTTFQDLITVMPGSLEENVSKDTRRKRYESYDNYINLENDVFSLSDLSFTENELTVVGNESQPFSLTYSQENVTSLLLNDSFNSHDNAADTTTYSNDKNSATLTPDSNFVPTTRYRDLIWNKLNKAIPLTVTEDSSTSVDNYDKNKDEVLTHSSSVPELSNDTTETPQAQDNVFVDEEKGVCYIIDCTVYPDETITKEFSPSTLQPTFSETTSSTSIPPTSSVVTTVPYTSKVFTSSSTGITTDFISEDLIATTGSISTTPKLSLPTTPGEVTTSFLVQPMKNNPEKWTHLLPYTTQKRLRKLCWETMFGQEIIKLTIMDLILTVVMTVILDYIRAVVVRFCNRSYHWDLEKQFPGYSEFSIAENILHLVYNQGMIWMGMFFAPGLPMVNIFKLLVLLYIRSWAVLTSNVPPEKFFKASHNNNFYLMFLLAMLFLSTLPVWYAIIWLEPSWHCGPFSDYPKIYQLATSTLIGGLPSPLYPLIDCISSISIVIPSGLLLILTIYYLLSLTAALKEANSDLKDQLHQRKTAAKKKLQEINSGKVRAETPTTRWGRVIPRTPLLKHRMDGFGEADNPSNLKSPTVTSQDLILQHIPPHESQKGNDDRSWPDNTTDLGHSKVFDDSLSEPNKAIKDTSDKEKTHKPPESNATRSEQKRPHRERKSREDEGESEHVDKGSPNRHKIIYNSYRSRNKDDTSFLHAARNKHRQNTHKISQERRQSGESYHQDSQTRCIQTSRPSTIDSTTLKHKKSXHSKIKEQRSQEYVQDVYQVLHKNEANQGKLHKIFIKAXSQKPAETHCMKTYQGRHCRQPFTLKMEVIKNSHGKNGQTKGGTSLKSQTGHHHSSSVESGGMETMPTIKISKEESVERALQQAKLERQAETTKEEFDTXSEQECMSTTIMKTSPKQVKESLSGSDRKASHVNPLIP